In Meleagris gallopavo isolate NT-WF06-2002-E0010 breed Aviagen turkey brand Nicholas breeding stock chromosome 2, Turkey_5.1, whole genome shotgun sequence, the following are encoded in one genomic region:
- the MAD2L1BP gene encoding MAD2L1-binding protein yields the protein MAAVGGMESPGVVAAPGSQASPLLTVETPPAPERGRGGRRSRRNAPAALSPAVSVVFPGAVSRESCCRFACELLKHVLHQRHQLPLPYEQLAYFCRRAAQDGDVIKKTPSVGLANKKCQQVLVELEAVLQHLEVMFSLTLVPRVLILLGGNVVSPKELYELNLEGICVGSAEKSLKTTSCVRKLFHSLFIADVFSELKALPVTSTVVMLQGHRNCGVEWFRPKLNYKVPTRGRKLTVNLSCDGDVDISASAPQIMTSWEDYVWFQAPVTLKGFHE from the exons ATGGCTGCTGTCGGGGGAATGGAGTCGCCTGGTGTGGTGGCGGCTCCGGGTTCTCAGGCCTCCCCGCTTCTCACGGTAGAGACGCCGCCAGCCCCGGAGCGCGGCCGTGGTGGGAGGAGGTCCCGACGAAACGCGCCGGCGGCGCTCAGCCCCGCCGTGTCTGTGGTGTTCCCGGGCGCCGTGAGCCGGGAGAGCTGCTGCCGCTTCGCCTGCGAGCTTCTGAAGCACGTCCTGCATCAGCGGCACCAGCTGCCGCTGCCCTACGAACAGCTCGCCTACTTCTGCCGGCGGGCCGCGCAG GATGGAGATGTGATCAAGAAGACACCCTCTGTGGGCCTGGCAAACAAGAAGTGCCAGCAGGTGCTGGTGGAGCTGGAGGCAGTGCTCCAGCACCTGGAAGTGATGTTCAGCTTGACACTGGTTCCCCGTGTTCTTATTCTGCTTGGAGGCAATGTTGTGAGCCCCAAGGAGCTTTATGAGCTCAACTTGGAGGGGATCTGTGTGGGCAGcgctgagaaaagcctgaaaacCACATCCTGCGTGCGTAAGCTTTTTCACTCGCTCTTCATTGCAGATGTCTTCAGTGAACTTAAAGCTCTTCCAGTCACAAGCACTGTTGTTATGCTCCAAGGGCATCGCAATTGTGGTGTGGAATGGTTCCGGCCCAAGCTCAACTACAAAGTGCCAACCCGAGGAAGGAAACTGACTGTTAATTTGTCCTGTGATGGAGACGTTGATATAAGTGCCTCAGCTCCTCAGATTATGACTTCTTGGGAGGACTACGTATGGTTTCAAGCACCGGTGACGCTTAAGGGCTTTCATGAATGA